One window of Flexistipes sp. genomic DNA carries:
- a CDS encoding HNH endonuclease yields the protein MNCKHDFIFFEKADEKEIKKEKEKARSLKKKQWWKNKLASGICHYCGRNVGRENLTMDHVVPLIRGGKSTKGNIVAACKECNSKKKYMTPVEWEEYIQKLKGEDG from the coding sequence ATGAATTGTAAACACGATTTTATTTTTTTCGAAAAGGCCGATGAAAAAGAAATTAAAAAGGAAAAAGAAAAAGCAAGGTCTTTGAAAAAAAAGCAATGGTGGAAAAACAAATTGGCTTCTGGTATATGTCATTACTGCGGGAGAAACGTGGGGAGAGAGAACCTCACGATGGATCATGTTGTACCGTTGATCAGAGGAGGCAAATCCACAAAGGGTAATATTGTTGCCGCATGCAAAGAATGCAACAGTAAAAAGAAATACATGACACCCGTTGAATGGGAAGAATATATACAAAAATTGAAAGGGGAAGACGGTTAA
- the pckA gene encoding phosphoenolpyruvate carboxykinase (ATP) produces MAKTEITGLESLGLDNLSRIYWNLSTPELYEQSIMRREGILAHLGPLVVRTGHHTGRSPNDKFIVESKGLDDVNWSKDNKPISEENFEKIFTRMRSYLQTKDLFVQECYAGTDETSRIKVRVISETAWHNLFARNMFVREEDRSKLKGFQPDFTVIDLPRFHAIPEVDGTNSETFIIINFNKRLVLIGGTSYAGEIKKSIFSVMNYLLPKKEILSMHCSANVGKNGDTSLFFGLSGTGKTTLSTDPGRALVGDDEHGWSEKGIFNIEGGCYAKVINLSAEAEPDIYECTRNFGTILENVTIDSRTRYVDLDDDSLTENTRASYPITHLPNIVEDGKAVAPDNIIFLTYDAFGVLPPVARLSTSQAMYHFISGYTAKVAGTEKGVKEPKATFSACFGAPFMIHHPSVYAKLLGEKVEKHDVKCWLVNTGLTGGPYGVGSRFKIKHTRSIINAILDGKLEDVEYSANDVFGFLVPQKAPNVPEDVLNPSLAWNDKNAYDKTLNQLAGKFVENFKRYENDVDKSIIKGAPKIVRG; encoded by the coding sequence ATGGCTAAGACGGAAATTACCGGCCTGGAATCGCTGGGACTTGATAACTTATCCAGAATATACTGGAACTTATCCACACCGGAATTATACGAGCAGTCAATTATGAGAAGGGAAGGGATATTGGCACATCTGGGGCCGCTTGTGGTGCGTACAGGGCATCACACCGGCAGGTCACCTAACGATAAATTTATTGTTGAATCTAAAGGGCTGGATGATGTGAACTGGTCTAAAGATAACAAACCGATCAGTGAAGAAAATTTTGAAAAAATTTTTACCAGAATGAGATCTTATTTGCAGACAAAAGATTTGTTTGTTCAGGAATGTTATGCAGGTACAGATGAGACCAGCAGAATAAAAGTAAGGGTTATTTCCGAAACGGCGTGGCACAATCTTTTTGCGAGAAACATGTTTGTCAGGGAAGAGGACAGGAGTAAACTGAAAGGGTTCCAGCCTGATTTTACCGTTATCGATCTTCCACGTTTCCATGCAATACCGGAGGTGGATGGAACAAACTCCGAAACCTTTATTATAATCAATTTTAACAAACGTTTGGTGTTGATCGGCGGTACCAGCTATGCCGGTGAAATAAAAAAATCTATTTTCAGCGTTATGAACTACCTTTTACCTAAGAAGGAGATACTTTCAATGCACTGTTCTGCAAATGTCGGGAAAAATGGTGATACGTCACTTTTTTTCGGATTGTCCGGAACGGGTAAAACGACTCTTTCCACAGATCCCGGAAGGGCTTTGGTGGGAGATGATGAGCACGGATGGAGTGAAAAAGGAATATTTAACATTGAAGGCGGATGTTATGCCAAAGTAATAAATTTGTCCGCGGAAGCCGAACCGGATATATATGAGTGTACACGCAATTTTGGAACGATTCTTGAAAATGTCACTATAGATTCCAGAACAAGATATGTCGATCTCGATGATGATTCACTTACTGAAAATACCAGGGCGTCTTATCCCATTACTCATCTGCCGAATATTGTGGAAGACGGTAAAGCTGTTGCTCCGGATAATATAATTTTTCTGACTTATGATGCTTTTGGTGTTTTGCCGCCTGTTGCAAGATTAAGCACAAGTCAGGCTATGTACCATTTTATTTCAGGGTACACGGCCAAGGTTGCAGGAACGGAAAAAGGGGTAAAAGAGCCCAAAGCAACTTTCAGCGCCTGCTTCGGTGCTCCGTTTATGATTCACCATCCGTCGGTCTATGCAAAACTCCTGGGTGAAAAAGTGGAAAAACACGATGTTAAGTGTTGGCTTGTTAACACCGGTTTGACGGGAGGTCCTTACGGAGTGGGTTCGAGATTTAAAATAAAGCACACTAGATCAATAATTAATGCAATTTTGGACGGTAAACTGGAAGATGTTGAGTATTCGGCAAATGATGTTTTTGGCTTTCTTGTTCCGCAGAAAGCTCCCAATGTGCCTGAGGACGTGCTTAATCCGTCTTTGGCATGGAATGATAAAAATGCTTATGATAAAACATTGAATCAACTGGCAGGTAAGTTTGTGGAGAATTTCAAGCGTTATGAAAATGACGTGGATAAAAGCATTATAAAGGGTGCACCTAAGATAGTGAGGGGGTGA
- a CDS encoding phosphomannomutase/phosphoglucomutase: MVDSNIFRQYDIRGVVPDTFNKDVAQQIANAFAFQVKSETGNRVPAIAVGRDVRLSSKDILNGVADGIKDAGCDVVELGVCPTPATYFSSFFMEVDAFIMITGSHNPPEYNGMKLGIGHSTYHSEKITSIYEDITRYGYINADMRGQHRVDTINKYYIDWNIEHFSPLKDKIASLNRNINVVIDAGNGVASHVAPEIFEALGVKVTELYCEPDGNFPNHHPDPTVEDNLKDLKDKIKENGADFGVAYDGDADRIGIIDEKQDVIWGDLLLLIYAKELKKKYEKPKIIADVKASKVLFDSLEKIGAEGIMWKTGHSLIKNKLQETGAELAGEMSGHIFFKDDYYGYDDAIYASLRFLQAYVNNLCEENIAKVSDMLGDIPKVYNTPEIRFDCPDDKKFKIVNKLADRFKNYLKEGNLGIKEIIDIDGIRVVFENGWGLLRASNTQPVLVMRFEATDKAEMEKYRKIIEKELKEMMDL, encoded by the coding sequence ATGGTGGATTCAAATATTTTCAGACAATATGATATCCGCGGGGTAGTTCCGGATACATTTAATAAGGATGTTGCTCAACAGATTGCAAATGCTTTTGCGTTTCAGGTTAAGAGTGAAACGGGCAACAGAGTCCCGGCAATTGCAGTGGGTAGAGATGTAAGACTCTCATCCAAGGATATCTTAAACGGAGTGGCCGATGGAATAAAAGATGCCGGCTGCGATGTAGTGGAGCTGGGAGTATGTCCGACACCTGCAACTTACTTCAGTTCTTTTTTTATGGAAGTAGACGCTTTTATAATGATTACCGGCAGTCACAATCCCCCGGAATATAACGGAATGAAACTGGGAATAGGACATTCAACATACCATTCAGAAAAAATAACATCCATTTACGAAGATATAACCCGATACGGTTACATTAATGCCGACATGAGAGGGCAGCACAGAGTGGATACCATAAACAAATATTATATAGACTGGAATATAGAGCACTTTTCTCCCCTTAAAGATAAAATTGCTTCACTAAACCGGAACATCAATGTTGTAATCGATGCCGGTAACGGCGTGGCATCACATGTAGCTCCTGAAATATTCGAAGCTCTTGGCGTCAAAGTAACTGAGCTCTACTGTGAGCCTGACGGAAATTTTCCCAACCACCACCCTGATCCCACAGTGGAAGATAATCTGAAAGATTTAAAAGATAAAATAAAAGAGAACGGGGCTGATTTTGGCGTAGCCTATGACGGAGATGCAGACAGAATAGGAATTATCGATGAAAAACAGGATGTCATATGGGGTGATCTTCTCCTGCTCATCTATGCAAAAGAACTGAAAAAGAAATATGAAAAACCTAAAATCATTGCGGATGTCAAAGCATCGAAGGTTCTGTTCGACTCTCTTGAAAAGATTGGTGCAGAAGGTATTATGTGGAAGACAGGCCATTCTCTGATTAAAAACAAGCTGCAGGAGACAGGTGCCGAATTGGCCGGGGAAATGAGCGGACACATATTTTTTAAAGATGACTATTACGGTTATGACGATGCCATTTACGCATCACTGCGGTTTCTGCAGGCTTATGTCAACAATCTTTGCGAGGAAAATATCGCGAAAGTTTCTGATATGCTCGGGGATATTCCAAAAGTCTATAATACCCCTGAAATCAGATTCGACTGTCCTGATGATAAAAAGTTTAAAATTGTCAACAAATTAGCAGATAGATTTAAAAACTATCTAAAAGAAGGTAACCTGGGAATAAAAGAAATTATCGATATTGACGGTATAAGGGTGGTTTTTGAAAACGGCTGGGGGCTTTTAAGGGCAAGTAATACGCAGCCGGTGCTTGTTATGAGATTTGAAGCCACGGATAAAGCCGAAATGGAGAAATACCGCAAAATAATAGAAAAAGAACTGAAAGAAATGATGGATCTATAA
- a CDS encoding ATP-binding protein, whose product MKKIACFMQNINFYHSLSAAAEEEGFAVQNTNSSLEELSDYMLFVTDDSLAAERTSDSDLPVAFASHSGKLQNVFNLKIPFDKIQFKSLLDQLMHRVTDDLYSRISWPEFIRKSYLIGNDIYQLDKIIFFITRELIFFAGISEIQKIRIGLSEMLANAVEHGNLGISAEEKFRHMEDGTYEDFLKSRVENSKGYDCKVRLEIYMDKKTVEFTIEDEGRGFDVENAEFQAKDDDLLKLHGRGIMLTKIYFDSVEYNKKGNKVVIRKFLS is encoded by the coding sequence ATGAAAAAAATAGCATGTTTTATGCAAAATATCAACTTTTACCACTCTTTATCCGCCGCAGCTGAAGAGGAAGGTTTTGCAGTTCAGAACACGAATTCCTCTCTTGAGGAATTATCGGATTATATGCTTTTTGTTACCGATGACAGCCTCGCAGCTGAAAGAACTTCGGATTCTGATCTTCCGGTAGCTTTTGCATCACATTCAGGAAAACTTCAAAATGTTTTCAATCTGAAAATTCCATTTGATAAGATACAGTTTAAGTCACTGCTGGATCAGCTTATGCATAGGGTTACAGATGATTTATATTCCAGAATATCATGGCCTGAATTCATAAGAAAAAGTTATTTAATAGGCAATGATATTTACCAACTCGATAAAATAATTTTCTTTATAACAAGAGAATTGATTTTTTTTGCCGGTATCTCAGAAATCCAGAAGATACGCATAGGACTATCTGAAATGCTTGCAAACGCAGTTGAGCACGGGAATCTCGGAATCAGTGCAGAAGAAAAATTTAGACATATGGAAGACGGAACCTACGAAGATTTTCTTAAAAGCAGAGTTGAAAATTCAAAGGGCTATGATTGCAAGGTTAGACTGGAGATTTATATGGATAAAAAGACTGTTGAATTTACTATTGAGGATGAAGGCAGAGGTTTTGATGTGGAAAATGCCGAATTTCAGGCTAAAGACGATGATTTGCTGAAACTTCATGGCAGAGGTATTATGCTTACCAAAATTTATTTTGATTCTGTTGAGTATAATAAAAAGGGCAATAAAGTTGTTATAAGAAAATTTTTATCATGA
- a CDS encoding citrate (Si)-synthase: MSTLKDVLAKKIDEHRPRTVKLLKEHGDVKISDVTISQAIGGMRGVKSLVTDISYLDPYEGIRFRGYTIPEVMEKLPKPEGKDYPYVEGFFYLLLTGDIPTKEQAEEVVEEFKKRSQIPQYVIDILRAMPRDSHPMTMFSSAILAMQRESVFAKNYKEGKFNKFTCWEDMYEDAMNLMAKLPHIGAYIYRMKYKGDTPIEPDFSLDMGSNFAHMMGMEPPYDEVARMYFILHSDHESGNVSAHTTHLVASALSDAYYSLSAGIDGLAGPLHGLANQEVLGWIQDFMDELGGEVPTKEQLQKAVWDTLNSGQVIPGYGHAVLRKTDPRYASQREYCQKHLPDYPLFKLVSMLYEVVPDILREQGKAKNPWPNVDAHSGVIQWYYGLVEYDFYTVLFGIGRALGVLANITWDRALGYPIERPKSVTTDMLEESAGIK, encoded by the coding sequence ATGTCAACATTGAAAGATGTACTCGCCAAAAAAATTGACGAGCACAGACCCAGAACAGTAAAGCTGCTGAAAGAGCACGGTGATGTTAAAATCAGCGACGTTACAATTTCTCAGGCTATAGGCGGGATGAGAGGCGTTAAGTCTCTTGTAACTGATATTTCATATCTTGATCCTTATGAAGGTATCAGATTCAGGGGTTACACTATCCCTGAAGTTATGGAAAAGCTCCCAAAGCCTGAAGGAAAAGACTATCCCTATGTGGAAGGTTTCTTTTATCTTCTTTTAACCGGGGATATCCCTACTAAAGAGCAGGCTGAAGAAGTAGTCGAAGAATTTAAAAAAAGATCACAGATCCCTCAATACGTGATAGACATTCTCAGAGCTATGCCCAGAGATTCACACCCTATGACAATGTTTTCCTCTGCCATTCTTGCAATGCAGAGAGAATCGGTATTTGCCAAAAATTACAAAGAAGGTAAATTCAACAAATTTACATGCTGGGAAGATATGTATGAAGATGCAATGAACCTGATGGCAAAACTTCCTCATATCGGTGCTTACATCTACAGGATGAAATACAAAGGTGACACACCTATCGAGCCTGATTTCAGCCTGGATATGGGTAGTAATTTCGCTCACATGATGGGAATGGAGCCTCCTTACGATGAAGTCGCCAGGATGTACTTCATTCTTCACTCAGATCATGAAAGTGGAAACGTATCTGCCCATACAACACATCTTGTAGCATCTGCACTTTCCGATGCTTACTATTCACTTTCTGCAGGTATCGACGGACTTGCCGGACCGTTGCACGGACTGGCAAACCAGGAAGTTCTCGGCTGGATACAGGATTTTATGGATGAATTGGGCGGTGAAGTTCCTACAAAAGAGCAACTTCAGAAGGCTGTTTGGGATACACTGAACAGCGGTCAGGTAATTCCCGGGTATGGTCATGCTGTGCTTCGTAAGACTGACCCGAGATATGCATCCCAGAGAGAGTACTGCCAGAAGCATCTGCCTGATTATCCGCTTTTTAAACTGGTTAGTATGCTTTATGAAGTGGTTCCGGATATTCTTAGAGAGCAGGGCAAAGCCAAAAACCCATGGCCGAATGTTGATGCTCATTCCGGTGTTATTCAGTGGTACTACGGTTTGGTTGAATACGATTTTTATACAGTTCTTTTCGGTATCGGAAGAGCTTTAGGTGTTCTTGCAAACATCACCTGGGACAGAGCACTCGGATATCCGATTGAAAGACCTAAATCGGTTACAACCGATATGTTGGAAGAGTCTGCAGGCATTAAGTAA
- a CDS encoding EamA family transporter, translating into MTGFLLIIFSALMHSLWNVILKKSNNKYLFNYQMHFLNFCIMTFAYIVFFREYMFFDLRAVVLAFCAALFFTGYHLFLSTSYRYADASMVYPVTTSSPIWVVLWAAIFLHEKITLLGLLGIVITLVGVLIINSSKTSDIKLDKGIVFAFISAFFYSVGAIVDKVGVDVGNFILYVYSLTFFMTFFMYMYSARRFTNHLEHFKANIRYLLAGSIILFMSFFVYRLGLIFVQVSYATALRQVNALFGVLLGVLFLKEKFSYKRLAGSIVIIVGMLILRANM; encoded by the coding sequence ATGACCGGTTTTCTTTTAATAATCTTTAGTGCACTTATGCATTCTCTCTGGAATGTCATACTAAAGAAATCAAATAACAAGTATCTTTTTAACTACCAAATGCATTTTTTGAACTTCTGTATAATGACGTTTGCTTATATCGTTTTTTTCAGAGAATACATGTTTTTTGATTTACGGGCTGTGGTTCTTGCTTTTTGTGCAGCACTCTTTTTTACAGGATATCATCTTTTTTTATCAACAAGCTACAGGTACGCAGATGCTTCCATGGTTTACCCCGTTACAACCTCCTCGCCGATATGGGTTGTATTATGGGCTGCTATATTTCTCCACGAAAAGATTACTCTATTAGGCTTATTGGGAATCGTAATAACACTGGTGGGTGTATTGATTATTAACAGCTCAAAAACATCAGATATAAAACTTGATAAAGGAATAGTTTTTGCTTTTATATCGGCGTTTTTTTATTCTGTGGGAGCAATTGTGGATAAGGTTGGGGTGGATGTAGGTAATTTTATACTGTACGTTTATTCTTTAACTTTTTTTATGACATTTTTTATGTATATGTATTCTGCAAGGCGTTTTACCAATCATCTGGAACATTTTAAAGCTAATATCAGATATCTGCTTGCCGGGAGTATCATTCTTTTTATGTCATTTTTTGTTTACAGGCTGGGACTTATTTTTGTTCAGGTTTCGTATGCAACGGCGCTGAGACAGGTGAATGCTCTGTTTGGCGTACTTCTCGGAGTCTTATTTCTTAAAGAGAAATTTTCATATAAAAGGCTGGCCGGGTCAATTGTTATTATAGTAGGGATGTTGATATTAAGAGCTAATATGTAG
- a CDS encoding DUF3568 family protein gives MRKYLLILVISCSVYISGCVAPIVVAGAAGAGVTYSLATDSVSDNVDAKVSEVVDAFINEVNSRNGSVMFASISEGKVKAEINEIKYTLDVESLTKNSSRLTITARKGYNLLPARDKAVEFYTKVIQRLK, from the coding sequence ATGAGAAAATACCTACTGATTCTTGTAATTTCTTGCAGTGTTTATATCAGCGGTTGTGTTGCTCCAATTGTTGTAGCCGGTGCAGCCGGTGCAGGGGTGACTTATAGTTTGGCTACCGATTCGGTTTCGGATAATGTGGATGCAAAGGTTTCCGAAGTGGTTGATGCATTCATTAATGAGGTTAACAGCAGAAACGGCAGCGTTATGTTTGCCAGTATTTCAGAAGGTAAAGTAAAAGCGGAGATTAATGAAATAAAATACACTCTCGATGTAGAATCACTTACCAAAAACTCTTCCAGACTTACAATTACAGCACGCAAAGGATATAATCTCTTGCCTGCCAGAGATAAAGCGGTGGAATTTTACACAAAGGTTATCCAAAGATTAAAATGA
- a CDS encoding N-acetyltransferase: protein MIRLANMGDAKAIQKLVNSYAKQGEMLQLSLNEIYEKIFEFAVWEEHERIIGCCALHPAWEDLAEIRSLAVDSSSHKKGVGKALVEYCLNRALEFGITNIFALTYKPEFFKKLGFDEISKDLLPKKIWSDCLKCPMFPDCDEIAMMRKFDETSK, encoded by the coding sequence ATGATTAGACTCGCAAATATGGGCGATGCCAAAGCCATCCAGAAATTGGTGAATTCTTATGCCAAGCAGGGTGAAATGCTCCAGCTTAGCCTTAACGAGATTTATGAAAAGATATTTGAGTTTGCTGTATGGGAAGAACATGAGCGAATAATCGGTTGTTGCGCATTACATCCTGCGTGGGAGGATCTGGCTGAAATCAGATCTTTGGCTGTTGACAGTTCTTCGCATAAAAAAGGTGTAGGTAAAGCGCTGGTGGAATACTGCTTAAATAGGGCTCTTGAATTCGGTATTACAAATATTTTTGCTCTTACTTATAAGCCGGAATTTTTCAAAAAACTCGGGTTTGATGAGATAAGCAAAGATCTGCTGCCTAAAAAAATTTGGTCTGATTGTCTTAAGTGCCCGATGTTTCCGGACTGTGATGAAATTGCCATGATGAGAAAATTTGACGAAACTTCCAAATAA
- the prfB gene encoding peptide chain release factor 2: protein MFIDEVHSKVDELKKRIESFSEAVKAEDKKKRIKEIERRSVEEPDFWSKRESKYLLKEQSKLKKFLNRYDELLETLENIDVYLELFEEGSEEVKQDIETSVHNLENLVDEFELTLILNDENDSNNAIVTIHSGAGGTEANDWAAMLYRMYSRWIERKNYKQELLDYLPGDEAGIKSVTFNVIGDYSYGYLKGENGIHRLVRQSPFDSNNKRHTSFASVFVLPEIDDDIEVDLNESDLRIDTYRASGAGGQHVNTTDSAVRITHEPTGIVVSCQNERSQHKNKAHAMKILKARLFERELEKKNEERQELEDSKTEMGWGNQIRSYVMHPYKMVKDLRTRHETGNVDAVMDGDIDAFIKSYLLYTAGISDADQN, encoded by the coding sequence ATGTTTATAGATGAAGTACATAGTAAAGTTGATGAACTTAAAAAGCGTATCGAATCGTTTTCGGAAGCCGTCAAAGCCGAGGATAAGAAGAAGAGAATAAAAGAAATTGAAAGAAGGTCAGTTGAAGAGCCTGATTTCTGGTCAAAAAGGGAGTCAAAATATCTGCTGAAAGAACAGTCCAAACTTAAAAAGTTTTTAAACCGTTATGATGAACTTTTGGAAACACTGGAAAATATAGATGTTTACCTGGAGCTTTTTGAAGAAGGGTCAGAAGAGGTGAAACAGGATATTGAAACGAGTGTTCATAATCTGGAAAATCTTGTTGATGAGTTTGAGCTGACTTTGATTTTAAACGATGAAAACGATTCCAACAATGCAATTGTTACAATACATTCCGGAGCCGGGGGTACAGAAGCAAATGACTGGGCTGCAATGTTGTACAGGATGTACAGCAGGTGGATAGAGAGAAAAAATTACAAGCAGGAGCTTCTGGATTATCTTCCCGGCGATGAAGCGGGTATAAAGTCTGTTACGTTTAATGTAATAGGTGATTACAGTTACGGTTATCTTAAAGGTGAAAACGGAATCCACAGACTTGTGAGGCAATCTCCTTTTGATTCGAATAATAAAAGGCACACTTCATTTGCTTCCGTTTTTGTGCTTCCGGAAATTGATGATGATATTGAAGTAGATTTAAATGAATCCGATTTGAGAATTGACACATACAGAGCCAGCGGTGCGGGCGGTCAGCATGTTAATACCACTGATTCAGCTGTGAGAATTACGCACGAGCCGACAGGGATAGTGGTAAGCTGCCAGAATGAAAGGAGCCAGCACAAAAATAAAGCCCATGCCATGAAGATTCTCAAAGCAAGGTTATTTGAGCGTGAGCTTGAAAAGAAAAATGAGGAGCGGCAGGAACTGGAGGACTCCAAAACAGAGATGGGTTGGGGTAATCAGATTCGCTCTTATGTTATGCATCCATATAAAATGGTGAAAGACCTAAGGACAAGACACGAAACAGGTAATGTTGATGCAGTGATGGACGGAGATATTGATGCTTTTATCAAGTCCTACTTATTATATACAGCCGGGATATCAGATGCTGACCAGAATTAA
- the alr gene encoding alanine racemase has translation MLLSSPTYYIQPGYQMLTRIKTLRPTYAVIDLPSYSHNISLAQHLSGQGEVMAIVKANGYGHGADRLAEYIMRKNGIKNFGVATISEAVKLREVLGNDVNITVMGYIDKNFYPEVYANNIILTVFDYYIAEMYHKFLQEKGAKANVVIKLETGMNRLGFDTNSFDIHAFMDKYDRFEISMFMTHLSSSDTDFEYTNLQMKRFDDFMHKNRLDYPTSVFNSSAVVNFRNKYTYTRPGIMTYGYVYADYEVDLRPVMRIYSKIAQIKRIKKGESVSYNRTFYAPQDMTIGVIPVGYADGYFRCFSNRGHVYIDGYRCPVIGNICMDIMMVDITELPESSYSTEVELMGEHVTAEMWAEWAGSISYEMLCAISERIPRVYNSD, from the coding sequence ATGCTTTTATCAAGTCCTACTTATTATATACAGCCGGGATATCAGATGCTGACCAGAATTAAAACATTGAGACCCACTTATGCCGTTATTGATCTGCCGAGCTATTCTCATAATATCAGTTTAGCACAACATCTCTCCGGTCAGGGTGAGGTAATGGCCATAGTCAAGGCCAACGGTTACGGGCATGGAGCTGACAGGCTGGCTGAGTATATAATGAGGAAAAACGGCATAAAAAATTTCGGTGTGGCGACTATAAGTGAAGCAGTGAAACTCAGGGAAGTTTTGGGCAATGATGTCAATATTACCGTAATGGGTTATATCGATAAAAACTTTTATCCGGAAGTTTATGCAAATAATATTATATTAACGGTATTCGATTATTATATTGCCGAGATGTATCACAAATTCCTTCAGGAAAAAGGTGCAAAGGCAAATGTTGTTATAAAATTGGAAACAGGCATGAACAGACTGGGATTTGATACAAATAGTTTTGATATTCATGCCTTTATGGATAAATATGACCGTTTTGAGATAAGTATGTTTATGACACACCTGTCCAGTTCCGATACGGATTTTGAGTATACCAATCTGCAGATGAAAAGGTTTGACGACTTTATGCACAAAAACCGTCTTGATTATCCCACAAGTGTTTTTAATTCGTCAGCTGTGGTAAATTTCCGTAACAAATACACATATACCAGACCAGGTATAATGACTTACGGTTATGTATATGCAGACTATGAAGTGGACCTGAGACCTGTTATGAGAATTTATTCGAAGATAGCCCAAATCAAGCGTATAAAAAAGGGAGAATCAGTTAGTTATAACAGAACCTTCTATGCACCGCAAGATATGACAATCGGCGTTATTCCCGTAGGTTATGCGGACGGCTATTTCAGATGTTTTTCCAATAGAGGGCACGTATATATTGACGGCTACCGTTGTCCTGTCATTGGTAATATCTGCATGGATATAATGATGGTGGATATCACGGAATTGCCTGAAAGCAGTTATTCTACTGAAGTTGAACTTATGGGAGAGCATGTCACGGCAGAAATGTGGGCTGAGTGGGCCGGCAGCATTTCTTATGAAATGCTCTGTGCTATTTCGGAAAGGATTCCGAGAGTTTATAATTCAGATTAA
- a CDS encoding MlaE family ABC transporter permease yields MNSFFGFIGKPFLSLSYGAGRMVLLLIDAFKWMFIPPFRFRQLLKQVEFIGVNSLSVIVLTGTFTGMVFAFQSYIGFHKFGAEYMVGTIVGLGMARELGPVLSAIMVAARAGSAITAEIGTMRVSEQIDALNSLAVEPVQYLIVPRILAGLIVMPLLNIIAVFCGTIGGYFVGVNILGINKTLYLENMYKYVGAEDLYNGIIKAVVFGLLLTLVGCYKGFYTHGGAQGVGRATTESVVLSCVLILVFDYILTAFMF; encoded by the coding sequence ATGAACAGTTTTTTCGGTTTTATCGGCAAGCCTTTTTTGAGTTTATCCTACGGTGCAGGAAGAATGGTTTTGTTACTTATAGATGCATTCAAATGGATGTTTATTCCCCCTTTCCGCTTTAGACAGCTTTTGAAACAGGTTGAATTTATCGGTGTGAATTCCCTTTCAGTTATTGTTCTTACGGGAACTTTTACCGGGATGGTTTTTGCATTTCAAAGCTACATAGGATTTCATAAATTTGGTGCAGAATATATGGTTGGTACAATAGTCGGTTTGGGAATGGCAAGGGAGCTGGGACCGGTTTTGAGTGCTATTATGGTTGCGGCAAGAGCCGGTTCTGCAATTACTGCTGAAATAGGAACTATGCGCGTGAGTGAGCAGATTGATGCTCTGAATTCACTTGCAGTGGAGCCCGTTCAGTATCTTATCGTTCCGAGGATTCTTGCAGGCTTGATTGTTATGCCTCTTTTGAATATCATAGCAGTATTTTGCGGTACAATCGGCGGCTATTTTGTAGGTGTTAATATTCTTGGGATTAACAAAACACTATACCTGGAAAATATGTATAAATATGTTGGGGCTGAAGACTTGTACAACGGTATAATCAAGGCGGTGGTTTTCGGACTGCTCCTAACCCTTGTGGGATGCTACAAAGGTTTCTATACTCATGGAGGAGCTCAGGGAGTAGGGCGGGCTACGACAGAGTCGGTTGTACTTTCATGCGTTTTAATTCTTGTTTTTGACTATATTCTGACCGCTTTTATGTTTTAA